Proteins found in one Puniceicoccaceae bacterium genomic segment:
- a CDS encoding sigma-54 dependent transcriptional regulator produces the protein MPATILIVDDERHTREGLEAALEDQYEIYLASDADEAFNLLDSESFDVVLTDLRMAGKSGMKVIDHALKKTYQPVCIMMTAYGNIETAVEAMKRGAYDFMTKPVNLEKLEIMIARALKSKELEVENQILHERLDHKFSLTGIIGNSPALHQVLDRVKLVAPSRAAVLLQGETGTGKELVAQSIHQNSPRAKNNFIAVHCAALASNLLESELFGHEKGAFTGATERRMGRFEAADGGTLFLDEIGEIEPSTQVKLLRFLDTKTFERLGSIKPIQVDVRLVCATNRDLEKMAKKGEFRDDLLYRLNTVTLNLPPLRERKEDIPLLLNHYLKSFSEENGFDMAQLTPEALQILQNYRWPGNIRELRNVCENLVVLNPGRVIGEYDLDSRFHSDTGNTVSTTPLPAPGLSVEANEKRLLHNALVQSKGNRTQAAKLLGISRRTLHRKLLQWPDLDTHSRASKSEAQE, from the coding sequence ATGCCTGCAACTATTCTGATCGTCGACGACGAACGTCACACCCGCGAAGGACTCGAGGCCGCACTCGAGGATCAATACGAAATCTATCTGGCCAGTGATGCCGATGAGGCCTTCAATCTGCTCGACTCCGAATCGTTCGATGTGGTGCTCACCGACCTGCGCATGGCGGGAAAATCGGGGATGAAGGTGATCGATCATGCCCTGAAAAAAACCTATCAGCCCGTCTGCATCATGATGACCGCCTATGGCAACATCGAAACCGCAGTCGAGGCGATGAAGCGGGGTGCGTATGATTTCATGACCAAGCCGGTCAATCTCGAGAAACTTGAGATCATGATCGCGCGGGCACTCAAATCGAAAGAACTCGAAGTGGAGAACCAAATCCTCCACGAACGTCTCGATCACAAATTCAGTCTGACGGGCATCATCGGCAACTCCCCTGCCCTGCACCAGGTGCTGGATCGCGTCAAACTGGTGGCACCCTCCCGTGCGGCCGTTTTGCTTCAGGGTGAAACCGGTACGGGAAAGGAGCTGGTTGCCCAATCCATTCACCAGAACAGTCCCCGCGCGAAAAACAACTTCATTGCAGTGCACTGCGCCGCACTTGCCAGCAATCTGCTTGAAAGCGAATTGTTTGGGCATGAAAAAGGGGCGTTCACGGGTGCAACCGAACGTCGGATGGGGAGATTTGAAGCCGCCGACGGTGGCACGCTCTTCCTTGATGAAATTGGAGAAATCGAGCCTTCCACCCAAGTCAAACTCCTACGCTTTCTCGATACCAAGACCTTCGAACGTCTCGGCAGCATCAAGCCGATCCAGGTGGACGTGAGGTTGGTCTGCGCGACGAATCGGGATCTCGAAAAAATGGCCAAGAAGGGTGAGTTCCGGGATGACCTGCTCTATCGTCTCAATACCGTGACCCTCAACCTGCCTCCCTTGCGGGAACGCAAGGAGGACATCCCGCTGTTGCTCAATCACTATCTCAAATCCTTCTCTGAGGAAAATGGATTCGACATGGCGCAACTTACCCCAGAGGCACTTCAAATCCTGCAAAACTACCGTTGGCCAGGCAACATCCGCGAGCTGCGCAATGTCTGCGAAAACCTCGTGGTGCTCAACCCTGGACGCGTGATCGGAGAATACGATTTGGACAGTCGATTCCACTCGGATACTGGCAATACCGTATCGACGACCCCACTTCCGGCACCCGGACTCTCCGTCGAAGCCAATGAAAAACGGTTGCTGCACAACGCTCTGGTGCAAAGCAAGGGCAACCGCACGCAGGCGGCCAAGCTGCTGGGCATCAGCCGACGCACCCTGCACCGCAAGCTGCTTCAATGGCCGGACCTCGATACCCATTCCCGTGCATCAAAATCGGAAGCGCAGGAATGA
- a CDS encoding SDR family oxidoreductase translates to MMKNELFSLEGKLALVTGCKRGIGLAMAEALAEAGADVIGVSASLETGSSEVRKRVESLGRRFWAYQCDFRDREAVKRFAEQAMKEVGTPDILVNNAGTIQRAPAAEHGDALWQEVIDTNLNAQFYLSRAIGGQMLKRGSGKIIFTASLLTFQGGITVPGYAASKGGIGQLTKALANEWAAGGIQVNAIAPGYIATDNTEALRNDPVRSEQILARIPAGRWGRPEDFKGPIVFLASAASDYVNGEILVVDGGWMGR, encoded by the coding sequence ATGATGAAAAACGAACTGTTTTCACTGGAGGGTAAACTTGCGCTCGTCACGGGATGCAAACGTGGAATTGGTCTTGCGATGGCCGAAGCGCTTGCAGAAGCAGGAGCAGATGTCATTGGGGTTTCGGCTTCGCTCGAAACCGGGAGCAGCGAAGTGAGGAAGCGTGTGGAATCGTTGGGTCGACGCTTCTGGGCATACCAATGTGATTTTCGTGACCGGGAGGCAGTGAAGCGCTTCGCGGAGCAGGCGATGAAGGAGGTTGGAACCCCTGACATCCTTGTGAACAACGCTGGTACTATTCAGCGCGCACCCGCTGCGGAGCATGGCGATGCGCTGTGGCAGGAGGTCATTGATACGAATCTCAACGCCCAGTTTTACCTGTCCCGTGCCATTGGGGGTCAAATGTTAAAGCGGGGTTCGGGCAAAATCATTTTTACGGCTTCACTGCTGACGTTTCAGGGCGGAATCACCGTTCCCGGATATGCTGCGAGCAAGGGTGGCATCGGACAGCTGACAAAAGCACTGGCAAATGAATGGGCTGCAGGGGGAATTCAGGTGAATGCCATTGCTCCCGGATATATCGCGACAGACAATACTGAGGCTCTGCGCAATGATCCCGTGCGCAGCGAGCAAATCCTTGCCCGCATTCCAGCTGGAAGATGGGGACGCCCGGAAGATTTCAAAGGTCCCATCGTGTTTCTGGCAAGTGCTGCCTCCGATTATGTGAACGGGGAAATCCTCGTCGTGGATGGAGGCTGGATGGGGCGCTGA
- the kduI gene encoding 5-dehydro-4-deoxy-D-glucuronate isomerase: MMNIHAVASMNEYQRMNTDELRSRFLLQDLFQTGSLTLNYCDIDRVIVGAACPGKSELTLDAAEELRSATFCERRELGVLNIGEAGQVVVDGEVFPLENRECLYIGRGSESISFANAPGKAARFYLISYPAHQCYPTRKATLKDANQVHLGSSETANERVIYQYIHENGIQSCQLVMGFTELKPGSVWNTMPPHTHTRRSEVYLYFGIPEDNAVFHFMGDPQQTRHLCVANCDAVLSPAWSIHSGCGTANYTFVWAMGGENQRFDDMDPAPIRTLR, from the coding sequence ATGATGAACATTCACGCCGTCGCTTCCATGAACGAATATCAGCGCATGAACACCGATGAACTGCGCTCGCGTTTTCTACTGCAGGATCTTTTCCAAACGGGTTCCTTGACGTTGAACTACTGTGACATCGATCGCGTCATTGTCGGTGCAGCTTGTCCGGGGAAAAGTGAACTCACGCTGGACGCTGCCGAGGAATTACGGTCCGCAACATTTTGCGAGCGTCGCGAGCTTGGCGTCTTGAACATTGGTGAGGCGGGACAGGTTGTGGTGGACGGCGAAGTGTTTCCTCTGGAGAACCGCGAGTGTCTCTACATTGGCCGGGGCAGTGAATCGATCTCTTTTGCAAACGCTCCGGGGAAAGCCGCAAGGTTTTACCTGATCAGTTATCCGGCGCATCAGTGCTATCCAACTCGAAAGGCAACCCTCAAGGATGCGAATCAGGTGCATCTTGGCTCTTCTGAAACAGCGAATGAGCGTGTCATCTATCAGTACATTCATGAGAACGGCATCCAGAGTTGCCAGCTGGTCATGGGGTTCACCGAGCTGAAACCGGGAAGCGTATGGAACACCATGCCGCCGCACACGCACACCCGCCGCAGTGAGGTTTACCTGTACTTTGGCATTCCCGAGGACAATGCAGTATTTCACTTCATGGGTGATCCTCAGCAGACTCGTCATCTTTGTGTGGCCAACTGCGATGCTGTGTTGTCTCCAGCGTGGAGTATCCATTCGGGTTGTGGGACTGCCAACTATACTTTCGTCTGGGCAATGGGGGGAGAAAACCAGCGATTCGACGACATGGATCCCGCGCCGATCCGCACGCTTCGGTAA
- a CDS encoding IclR family transcriptional regulator, which translates to MPDYTIPNLKNACRILDCLGQCKDAMSNAELANQLDIPRSTVLRILCTLEAQRFVRRIGKRYLLGMALIPLGTAAGGQHSLLEECQPLLASITQDSEETSHLVTLVNDKALILQVCASPHPMSAHSRKGTLADLHCSASGKVLLAYLPEAEREACLARIPLHARTPHTLTRARDLKKELQEVRHQGYAIDEQEYHLGVRCMATPVFSTDGSVCHAIGITASIYRFTEDRIPTMLNLLQNASRELSIAASLGLSTE; encoded by the coding sequence ATGCCAGATTACACCATACCCAATCTGAAAAATGCCTGTCGCATCCTGGATTGCCTCGGGCAGTGCAAGGATGCCATGAGCAATGCTGAGCTGGCGAACCAACTTGATATTCCCCGCAGTACGGTATTGCGCATCCTCTGTACCCTTGAGGCACAGCGCTTTGTGCGACGCATCGGAAAACGTTACCTCTTGGGCATGGCACTCATTCCTCTCGGAACCGCTGCAGGTGGACAGCACTCACTGCTCGAAGAATGCCAGCCACTCCTGGCGTCCATCACCCAGGATTCTGAAGAGACCAGCCACCTGGTGACACTGGTCAATGACAAAGCCCTCATTCTGCAGGTCTGTGCCAGTCCGCACCCCATGAGCGCCCACTCCAGGAAGGGCACGCTTGCCGACTTGCACTGCTCAGCCTCAGGAAAAGTACTGCTGGCCTATCTTCCGGAAGCGGAACGAGAAGCTTGTCTTGCCCGAATTCCGCTGCATGCACGTACACCGCATACCCTGACGCGGGCACGTGATCTGAAGAAGGAACTACAGGAGGTGCGACATCAAGGGTATGCCATCGACGAACAGGAATATCACCTTGGTGTTCGCTGCATGGCAACTCCGGTATTTTCAACAGATGGAAGCGTCTGTCACGCCATCGGAATCACTGCATCCATTTACCGTTTCACAGAGGATCGCATCCCCACCATGCTCAACCTGCTCCAAAATGCGTCCCGGGAGCTTAGCATTGCCGCATCCCTCGGGCTATCAACCGAATAG
- a CDS encoding permease — MDLIQNYGQSLLSLTAEMAPYLLLGFLTAGITHAFFPKDFIKRHLGGSGLMQSLKASLIGVPLPVCSCGVIPLAKELKKNGASNAGVASFLTSTPQTGVDSIVATAGLIGLPFAVIRVIVAFVSGILTGTIIGLLDRQPTKHQPVTESSNATARSSRSLKAILSYALIELPSDIRRSLTTGLLIAALITLLLPDVSSFTSDQPRWLTYLGISALAIPLYVCSTGSIPIAIALIASGLTPGAALLFLVAGPATSIVTVITMISIIGWKNSIFFLISLNAMAWGAAFIVDSNWFGIELATSLSHIHDHGITPFQWICIAVFLTSMLADPLLRTYRKIQRSRVAVSESDNWQSVELEIEGMSCSKCAAKVTGILESSHHHRNIQVDLEQKRVSLEATRIESDQIRTKLEAAGYQLLDIR, encoded by the coding sequence ATGGATCTGATTCAGAACTACGGACAGTCACTGCTTTCGCTCACGGCGGAAATGGCTCCATACCTCCTGCTTGGATTCCTCACCGCAGGCATCACACATGCATTTTTTCCAAAGGACTTCATCAAACGCCATCTGGGTGGCAGTGGCCTCATGCAGAGCCTCAAGGCCTCCCTCATTGGTGTCCCACTGCCAGTCTGTTCCTGCGGAGTTATCCCTCTTGCCAAGGAGTTGAAAAAGAACGGTGCCAGCAACGCAGGAGTCGCATCCTTTCTCACCTCCACCCCACAAACCGGTGTTGACAGCATCGTCGCTACCGCCGGGTTGATTGGACTTCCCTTCGCCGTGATTCGCGTGATCGTGGCATTTGTTTCGGGAATTCTCACGGGTACGATCATTGGTTTGCTGGATCGCCAACCCACGAAACATCAGCCCGTTACCGAGTCGTCAAACGCAACTGCCCGCTCCAGCCGCTCCCTCAAGGCCATCCTCTCCTACGCTCTCATCGAACTGCCATCCGATATCCGTCGCTCGCTCACAACGGGTCTGCTCATTGCTGCGCTCATCACCCTGCTGCTCCCGGATGTTTCCAGCTTCACAAGCGATCAACCGAGATGGTTGACCTACCTTGGAATTTCCGCACTCGCGATTCCTCTCTATGTCTGCTCAACCGGCTCCATCCCCATCGCCATCGCACTGATCGCCTCTGGACTCACCCCTGGTGCGGCACTGCTTTTTCTGGTAGCAGGACCCGCAACAAGCATTGTTACCGTCATTACCATGATCAGCATCATCGGATGGAAAAATTCGATCTTCTTTCTGATTTCGCTCAACGCCATGGCCTGGGGTGCCGCATTTATCGTCGATTCAAACTGGTTCGGCATCGAACTCGCAACTTCCCTATCACACATACACGACCACGGAATCACACCCTTCCAATGGATTTGCATCGCCGTCTTTCTCACATCCATGCTCGCCGACCCTCTGCTGCGAACCTATCGAAAGATTCAGCGCTCGCGAGTCGCGGTTTCAGAATCCGATAACTGGCAATCTGTTGAACTTGAGATCGAGGGAATGAGTTGTTCCAAATGTGCTGCAAAGGTAACTGGTATCCTCGAGTCATCGCATCACCATCGCAACATTCAGGTCGATCTGGAACAAAAACGGGTAAGCCTTGAAGCCACCCGTATCGAGAGCGATCAAATCCGAACCAAGCTCGAAGCAGCCGGATATCAGTTGCTTGACATTCGCTAA
- a CDS encoding class I SAM-dependent rRNA methyltransferase, translating to MPSHPIVQLNRFEFRRIRAGHPWVYERSIASIPDELQDGTLVSVQGPRQEQLGTAIYNASSKIRLRIVDPRIDIALDSAFFAERLSRALEYRRQLLPRRTCFRLISAESDGLSGLIIDCYEAATLFQITSVGIERHKDALISAIHDVLKPAILIERNDVPNRKWEGLTQIRKIHCDGGSSEAELRDYPIQLEGTRYQLNLIEGNKTGLYLDQIDNHQRLRALLAAYPAPRVLDCFSYIGGFSLAAAMADPQAKVIGIDQSAECIDKARHNAALNEVESQTEFIQSNVFEWLRTQSESDSALGSFDCIILDPPSFTKNRHTIDGAIRGYKELHVRALKLLRSGGLLLTYSCSHHISEDLLRSIAFEAALDTHTHLVELESQRQSLDHPVVPHIPESYYLKGFVYRKQ from the coding sequence ATGCCATCACATCCCATCGTTCAGCTAAATCGATTTGAGTTTCGACGCATTCGGGCGGGACATCCCTGGGTGTATGAACGCTCCATTGCTTCCATTCCGGATGAACTGCAAGACGGCACACTGGTATCGGTGCAAGGCCCGAGGCAGGAGCAACTCGGCACTGCCATCTACAATGCTTCATCCAAGATTCGTCTCCGCATCGTGGATCCTCGGATCGACATTGCGCTCGATTCTGCATTTTTTGCAGAGCGCCTTTCACGTGCGCTCGAATACCGCAGGCAACTATTACCACGCCGCACGTGCTTTCGACTCATCAGTGCAGAAAGCGACGGACTCAGCGGTCTGATTATCGACTGCTATGAGGCCGCAACCCTTTTCCAGATCACTTCCGTCGGAATTGAACGCCACAAGGACGCACTGATCTCCGCCATTCACGACGTGCTCAAACCTGCCATTCTGATCGAGCGAAACGATGTTCCCAATCGAAAGTGGGAGGGGTTGACCCAGATTCGAAAGATTCATTGTGACGGCGGGAGCAGCGAAGCCGAGCTGCGCGATTACCCCATACAGCTTGAGGGAACGCGATATCAGCTCAACCTGATCGAAGGAAACAAAACGGGGCTGTATCTTGATCAGATTGACAACCATCAGCGACTGCGCGCCTTGCTTGCCGCCTACCCGGCTCCGCGCGTGCTTGACTGCTTTTCCTACATCGGTGGATTTTCACTCGCTGCGGCAATGGCAGATCCACAGGCGAAGGTCATCGGCATCGATCAAAGCGCAGAATGCATTGACAAGGCACGGCACAATGCCGCGCTCAATGAGGTGGAATCCCAAACCGAGTTCATTCAGTCCAATGTTTTTGAATGGTTGCGCACCCAGTCCGAGTCTGACTCTGCCCTCGGCTCATTTGATTGCATCATTCTCGACCCACCCTCCTTTACCAAAAACCGGCACACCATCGACGGAGCCATTCGTGGGTACAAGGAATTGCATGTGCGGGCGTTGAAGCTGCTTCGCAGCGGAGGATTGCTGCTCACCTACAGCTGTTCGCATCACATCAGCGAAGACCTTCTGCGAAGCATCGCCTTTGAAGCTGCGCTCGATACGCATACTCATCTTGTTGAGCTGGAGTCACAACGCCAGTCCCTCGACCACCCTGTCGTTCCACACATACCTGAATCTTATTATTTGAAAGGATTCGTGTATCGCAAACAATAG
- a CDS encoding pitrilysin family protein — protein sequence MSLKPIFRTIHGWNVLFQPKPSAQTVNIRAVVHAGSAHESDPRHYGVAHFLEHMFFKGTHQRSYSEINRQFAQLGDVNAYTTLERTVFYLTTLPEKIDTALELFLELFFDAKMPPEEFEKERGVILEEFQSSEDNPISWGVKKINWDTWGDSLHPTIGTRESIESMQIDDLVAFKQRYYHPARTLFVITGDVDPSLLWSSLETHIRPANVQVADEKLYQPSVHFQTQPFQLENPNSKQSLLFMVFPTVNEATCRSLRFLPELVVNLIGGGMHSILFESIRERLGLCYAVGMQYMTPCSEGYHSVYALLDAANVKTAYHAVLEEFSKLENGIDPELFETAKSNLLFGRSRSAETASGVGAQADGYFENGNQLIAFDEYRAGIQSCTISEVQQFIRTYLTQPKTAVVNAQLPV from the coding sequence ATGTCTCTGAAACCCATTTTCCGAACCATTCATGGCTGGAACGTCCTGTTCCAACCCAAACCGTCAGCCCAAACCGTCAACATTCGGGCCGTTGTTCACGCAGGCAGCGCGCATGAATCGGATCCACGTCACTACGGAGTCGCCCATTTTCTGGAACACATGTTCTTTAAAGGAACCCACCAGCGCAGCTACTCCGAAATCAACCGCCAATTTGCCCAACTTGGCGATGTCAATGCCTACACGACGCTGGAGCGCACGGTCTTCTACCTCACGACATTGCCCGAAAAAATCGATACGGCACTCGAACTGTTTCTGGAACTCTTTTTTGATGCCAAAATGCCACCAGAGGAATTCGAAAAAGAACGGGGCGTCATTCTGGAGGAATTCCAATCTTCCGAAGACAATCCGATCTCATGGGGAGTGAAGAAAATCAACTGGGACACGTGGGGGGACAGTTTGCATCCAACGATCGGAACCCGGGAATCAATTGAGTCCATGCAAATCGACGATCTCGTCGCATTCAAACAGCGCTACTACCACCCAGCCCGCACCCTGTTTGTCATTACGGGCGACGTCGATCCTTCGCTGCTGTGGTCTTCACTGGAAACCCACATCCGTCCTGCAAACGTGCAAGTCGCGGATGAGAAGCTCTACCAACCTTCCGTGCACTTCCAGACTCAACCTTTCCAGCTTGAGAATCCCAACTCCAAACAATCCCTGCTGTTCATGGTATTTCCTACTGTGAACGAAGCGACATGTCGCTCCCTGCGGTTCCTGCCCGAGCTGGTTGTGAACCTCATTGGTGGAGGCATGCATTCCATTCTCTTTGAATCCATCCGCGAGCGCCTGGGACTTTGTTATGCAGTGGGCATGCAATACATGACTCCCTGTTCTGAAGGATACCACTCCGTCTACGCATTGCTCGATGCAGCCAACGTCAAGACTGCCTACCATGCGGTGCTGGAGGAGTTTTCGAAGTTGGAAAACGGCATCGATCCGGAGCTTTTCGAAACCGCCAAATCCAACCTCCTGTTTGGGCGTTCGCGGTCTGCCGAAACCGCATCCGGTGTAGGTGCCCAAGCCGACGGGTATTTTGAGAATGGCAACCAGTTGATCGCATTCGATGAATATCGCGCAGGTATTCAGTCGTGCACGATTTCCGAAGTTCAGCAATTCATCAGAACCTACCTGACCCAACCCAAAACCGCAGTTGTGAATGCTCAACTCCCCGTGTGA